The DNA segment CGCGGCGCTCCAGCCGGGACCGGTCGACGTCGACAATCAGCACCGCACCACCGTTCAGTTTGACGGCGAGCGGCTGAGCACCACCCATGCCGCCGCAGCCGGCGGTCAGGGTCAGCGTCCCGGCCAGCGTGGCGGTCGGGGACTTGAACAGTTTCCGGGCAATCGCCGCGAAGGTCTCGTAGGTCCCCTGCAGGATGCCCTGGGTGCCGATATAAATCCAGGAGCCAGCGGTCATTTGCCCGTACATCATCAGGCCCTCGGCTTCGAGCTTGCGGAACTCGGGCCAGGTGGCCCAGTCCCCCACCAGGTTGGAGTTGGCCAGCAGCACCCGCGGCGCCCACGTGTTGGTGCGGAAAATGCCCACCGGTTTGCCCGACTGCACCAGCAGCGTCTCGTCATCCTCCAGGTCCTCCAGGGACCGGACGATCGCGTCGTAGGCTTCCCAGCTGCGCGCGGCACGGCCAGTGCCCCCGTAGACGACCAGGTCCTCGGGGCGCTCGGCGACCTCAGGATCGAGGTTGTTCATCAGCATCCGCAGGGGTGCCTCGGTTTGCCAGCTCTTGGCGGTGAGGGTGGTGCCACGGGCGGCACGGATGGAGCGGGTGGGGTCGTGCTGGGTGAATGAGGTGCTCATGCGGATTCTCCGTCGATGGTGAGGTGTCCCGGATGTGTGGGGGTAGTGGACGTGTTGAGGATGCCCGATGCTTCGGCGGCGACCAGTTGGCCGAGGATTTCCGCCTGGTGCTCACTGATGCGGTAGCTGGGGACCACCACGCTCAGCGAGGCGGCGATCCGGTCCCCGATCATGACGGGGGCGGCGACGGCCGTGACGTCAGGTTCGACGCCGTTGCGGACCACCACGTAGCCACACGCCGGCGCCTCCCCGGCAAGTACCCTGCCGGCGGCAGTGCCGGTCAGCGGGATGCGCCGGCCCACCCAGCTGGTGTGCCTGACCGAGTGTGTGCCTTCGCGGACGGCGATGTAGATGCCGTGCCCGTCGTCAGCGGGGACGTTGAGGTAGGCGGACTCCCCCGTGCCAGCCACCAGCCGGTCCAGCGCAGCACCGGACAGCGACACGAGTGACTCGTGGCTGAGTGCCTGGGCTCCGAGCTGGACGATGCGCATGCCGGGCCGGTAGCCGTCGTCGTCCTTCCGGACGAAACCAGTGGCTTCCAGGGTGCGCAGCAGACGAAGTGCGGTGGAGGCTGAGAGCGACGCGTCGCGGGCGGCGTCGGCCAGGCTGACCGCACCCCTTTCGCAGACAGCTCCCAGGAGCAGGAGCGCGCGTTCGACGGTGCGGGTCGATGCATCGGCCATTCGGTGCGCCTCCTAGAGCGGGTGATTCGGTGCGTGGGTCTTGCATTGCAGGACGGAATGCATTTCACTTATTGAAACGCTCTTTTCATTCATTGGCAAGACTTCTTGTGAAAGCGGGTCCGCAGGTGGGCAGCACTCAGACCGTCAACGTGGGCGTCGGCGCCCTCCGGCCCGACGACGTCGTCACGGTGGCACGGCACGGCGCAAGGGTCGACCTCCTTCGGGAGTCGATCACCGCGATGGAAGCCTCCCGGCGGGTGATCGAGGACCTCGTGAACGACCCGATGCCCCACTACGGCGTGTCCACCGGCTTCGGCGCCCTGGCGACCACCCATATCCCGGTGGCACAGCGCACCCAGCTGCAGCGGAGCCTGATCCGCAGCCATGCCGCCTCTTCGGGCGCTGAGGTGGACCGGGAGGTGGTCCGCGGGCTGATGCTCGGACGGCTCTCCACGATGGCCACCGGCCGGACCGGCGTCCGCCCCCTCGTGGCACAGACTTACGCGGCGCTCCTGAACGCGGGGATCACCCCGGTCATCGGCGAATACGGCTCGCTGGGCTGCTCCGGCGATCTGGCACCGCTGTCGCACATTGCGCTTGCCCTGATGGGCGAGGGTGACGTGCGCGACGGCGACGGCGTCCTCCGTCCCGCCGGCGAGGCCCTCGACGCCGCCGGAATCACCCCGGTGGAGCTCCGCGAAAAGGAGGGGCTGGCCCTGATCAACGGCACCGACGGCATGCTCGGCATGCTGATCCTGGCGTCGGCTGACCTCCACCGCCTGTTGAAGACGGCCGATCTCGCCGCAGCCATGAGCGTCGAGGGGCTGCTCGGCACGGACGGCGTGTTCGCCGCTGACCTCCACGCACTGCGCCCCCATCCGGGCCAGATTTCATCGGCCGCCAACATCCGCCAACTGCTCGATGGGTCACCACTGATCCAGGAACACTCTGCCTCAGAGCTCAGCGCCCACCGCAGCACCCGGGTCCAGGACGCGTACTCGCTGCGCTGCGCTCCGCAGGTGCATGGGGCCGCCCGCTCCACCCTCGCCCACGTCGAGTCGGTAGCGGCCATCGAGCTGGGCTCCGCCATCGACAACCCGGTGGTCACCGTCGACGGCCGGGTCGAGTCCAACGGCAACTTTCACGGCGCCCCGGTCGGTTACGCGCTGGACTTCCTCGCCATCGCCGTCGCCGATGTGGCCTCA comes from the Arthrobacter sp. CAN_C5 genome and includes:
- the hutH gene encoding histidine ammonia-lyase; protein product: MGSTQTVNVGVGALRPDDVVTVARHGARVDLLRESITAMEASRRVIEDLVNDPMPHYGVSTGFGALATTHIPVAQRTQLQRSLIRSHAASSGAEVDREVVRGLMLGRLSTMATGRTGVRPLVAQTYAALLNAGITPVIGEYGSLGCSGDLAPLSHIALALMGEGDVRDGDGVLRPAGEALDAAGITPVELREKEGLALINGTDGMLGMLILASADLHRLLKTADLAAAMSVEGLLGTDGVFAADLHALRPHPGQISSAANIRQLLDGSPLIQEHSASELSAHRSTRVQDAYSLRCAPQVHGAARSTLAHVESVAAIELGSAIDNPVVTVDGRVESNGNFHGAPVGYALDFLAIAVADVASMSERRTDRFLDKARSHGLNPFLAHDPGVDSGHMIAQYTQAGIVSELKRLANPASVDSIPSSAMQEDHVSMGWAAGLKLRRALDGLTRVLAIEILTAARALDMRDGGLATSRSAVAIHAARAVVRNVVDGPDTDRYLAPEIEAVRVLVDNGSLVTAVQDALGGPLA
- a CDS encoding IclR family transcriptional regulator, with translation MADASTRTVERALLLLGAVCERGAVSLADAARDASLSASTALRLLRTLEATGFVRKDDDGYRPGMRIVQLGAQALSHESLVSLSGAALDRLVAGTGESAYLNVPADDGHGIYIAVREGTHSVRHTSWVGRRIPLTGTAAGRVLAGEAPACGYVVVRNGVEPDVTAVAAPVMIGDRIAASLSVVVPSYRISEHQAEILGQLVAAEASGILNTSTTPTHPGHLTIDGESA